One Aegilops tauschii subsp. strangulata cultivar AL8/78 chromosome 7, Aet v6.0, whole genome shotgun sequence genomic window carries:
- the LOC109767489 gene encoding NAC domain-containing protein 92-like, protein MADHLQVQVQQQQLNLPPGFRFQPTDMEIITFYLVPKVLKKVFNTTVVEEVDLNKCEPWDLLKKVNMGDKGRYFFSQKDLKYSIGIRTNRATKAGYWKATGKDKEIIHPPTMSIIGMKKTLVFYKGRAPKGEKTNWIMHEYRLESGKQPTPNLPTNIAKATTINASSKGEYVVCRIFHKSTGLKKVMMPSYDMSIPMSMGGEKQQGFLDSTTLDPLMDCDVLSSLAPPPPLPATSLDQTHTFEAGSFVMGSAVLPMMNNHYFGNHYQQMMALPQSMSFYNNHQQQQMMEMSVDQGFMVGVDPGSVSSSIVCHEDVVTWLSNNN, encoded by the exons ATGGCAGACCACCTTCAAGTTcaagtgcaacaacaacaacTGAATCTGCCACCAGGGTTTAGGTTTCAACCGACGGACATGGAGATCATCACCTTCTACCTGGTCCCGAAGGTGCTGAAGAAAGTCTTCAACACCACGGTTGTCGAGGAGGTGGACTTGAACAAATGTGAGCCATGGGATCTCCTAAAGAAGGTAAACATGGGGGATAAGGGGCGATACTTCTTCTCCCAGAAGGACCTCAAGTACTCCATCGGGATACGGACCAACCGGGCCACGAAGGCCGGCTATTGGAAGGCCACCGGAAAGGACAAGGAGATCATCCACCCACCGACCATGAGTATCATCGGCATGAAGAAGACGCTCGTCTTCTACAAGGGAAGGGCCCCCAAGGGGGAGAAGACAAACTGGATCATGCACGAGTACAGACTCGAGAGCGGCAAGCAACCCACACCCAACCTGCCCACTAACATCGCCAAAGCCACCACCATTAATGCATCTTCCAAA GGGGAGTATGTGGTTTGTAGAATCTTCCATAAGAGTACTGGACTGAAGAAGGTGATGATGCCATCATATGACATGTCCATTCCCATGTCCATGGGGGGAGAGAAACAACAGGGCTTCCTCGACTCCACTACATTGGATCCTCTCATGGACTGCGACGTGTTGTCGTCACTGGCACCGCCGCCTCCGTTGCCTGCAACTTCTTTGGACCAGACGCATACCTTCGAGGCCGGATCGTTTGTGATGGGCAGTGCGGTGCTTCCGATGATGAACAATCACTACTTTGGGAACCACTACCAACAAATGATGGCCTTGCCACAGTCAATGTCATTCTACAACAACCACCAGCAACAGCAGATGATGGAGATGAGTGTAGACCAGGGCTTCATGGTTGGGGTCGATCCTGGGAGCGTTTCATCATCCATAGTGTGTCATGAGGACGTTGTGACCTGGTTGAGCAACAACAACTAG
- the LOC109767488 gene encoding probable glucomannan 4-beta-mannosyltransferase 3 isoform X1, whose translation MAGDGEGAAAFAAAKAEWLDGSGGLPLLRWWRASGGGELLGRWDAVRAGAVAPALAAVSGACLAMSAMLLAEAVFMAAASLVRRRPERRYSAGPLGAQDGEDEERGLLGYPMVLVQIPMYNEREVYKLSIGAACGLSWPSDRVIVQVLDDSTDPTIKDLVELECKIWAKKGKNVKYEVRNNREGYKAGALKEGMLHAYVQQCDFLAVFDADFQPEPDFLMRTIPYLARNPQIALVQARWEFVNPNECLMTRIQKMTLDYHFKVEQEAGSSTFAFFGFNGTAGVWRISAIKEAGGWDDRTTVEDMDLAVRAGLKGWKFVYVGDVKVKSELPSNLKAYRRQQHRWTCGAANLFRKMGAEILLTKEVSLWWKLYLLYSFFLVRKVVAHVVPFVLYCVVIPFSVLIPEIKIPAWGVVYIPTAITVLYAVRNPSSIHFIPFWILFENVMSFHRTKATFIGLLELGSVNEWVVTEKLGSASNTKPVPQILERPRCRFWDRKGIPNGVQLTCQFLMIFYGPKEAPGVKELGQKSPRPSTRVGVRPTPLGVGPYLVDDSETPLT comes from the exons AtggccggcgacggcgaggggGCCGCCGCCTTTGCGGCGGCGAAGGCGGAGTGGCTCGACGGGTCTGGTGGCCTGCCGCTGCTGCGGTGGTGGcgcgcgtcgggcggcggcgagcTGCTGGGGCGCTGGGACGCGGTGCGCGCCGGGGCCGTGGCGCCGGCGCTCGCGGCGGTGTCGGGCGCGTGCCTCGCCATGTCGGCGATGCTGCTCGCGGAGGCCGTGTTCATGGCCGCCGCCAGCCTCGTGCGGCGGCGTCCCGAGCGGCGGTACAGCGCGGGCCCGCTCGGCGCCCAGgacggcgaggacgaggagcGCGGCCTCCTCGGCTACCCCATGGTGCTCGTCCAAATCCCCATGTACAACGAGAGGGAG GTGTACAAGCTTTCGATCGGAGCAGCGTGTGGGCTGTCGTGGCCGTCGGATAGGGTCATCGTACAGGTTCTAGACGATTCCACGGATCCAACGATCAAG GATCTGGTGGAGCTGGAATGCAAAATTTGGGCTAAGAAAGGCAAGAACGTAAAATATGAGGTCAGAAACAATCGAGAAGGATACAAGGCTGGTGCACTGAAAGAGGGGATGCTGCATGCTTATGTCCAACAGTGTGATTTCCTCGCTGTATTTGATGCCGATTTCCAACCGGAACCTGACTTCCTCATGAGAACCATCCCATATCTCGCACGTAATCCACAAATTGCTCTTGTTCAAGCACGCTGGGAGTTCG TTAATCCCAATGAATGCCTGATGACAAGGATACAAAAGATGACACTAGATTATCACTTTAAAGTAGAGCAGGAGGCAGGTTCATCTACATTTGCCTTCTTTGGTTTTAATG GAACTGCTGGGGTATGGAGAATTTCTGCCATCAAGGAAGCTGGGGGCTGGGATGATCGAACCACAGTTGAAGACATGGATTTGGCAGTCAGAGCAGGCTTGAAAGGATGGAAATTTGTCTATGTTGGCGATGTCAAG GTAAAAAGTGAACTGCCAAGCAATCTGAAGGCATATCGCCGTCAACAACACCGTTGGACATGTGGGGCAGCAAATTTATTCCGAAAGATGGGAGCAGAGATATTGCTTACTAAG GAGGTGTCACTTTGGTGGAAGCTTTATTTGCTATACAGCTTCTTCTTGGTGAGGAAGGTTGTTGCTCATGTGGTACCTTTCGTGCTCTACTGTGTAGTGATCCCATTTTCGGTGCTAATTCCTGAGATCAAAATTCCTGCTTGGGGGGTGGTTTATATTCCTACAGCAATAACCGTTCTATACGCCGTCCGAAATCCAAG TTCTATCCACTTCATACCATTCTGGATCCTCTTTGAGAATGTCATGTCTTTTCACCGAACAAAGGCAACGTTCATCGGTTTGCTGGAGTTGGGAAGTGTAAACGAGTGGGTGGTCACAGAGAAGCTTGGCAGTGCAAGCAATACAAAGCCCGTGCCTCAGATACTCGAAAGGCCTCGCTGCAGGTTTTGGGACAG aaaaggaataccaaacggagtccaattaacgtgccaatttttgatgattttttatggaccaaaagaagcccccggagtaaaagagttgggccagaagagtcccaggccgtccacgagggtgggggtgcgccctacccccctgggcgtgggcccctatctcgtggacgactcggagacccccctgacgtga
- the LOC109767488 gene encoding probable glucomannan 4-beta-mannosyltransferase 3 isoform X2 — translation MAGDGEGAAAFAAAKAEWLDGSGGLPLLRWWRASGGGELLGRWDAVRAGAVAPALAAVSGACLAMSAMLLAEAVFMAAASLVRRRPERRYSAGPLGAQDGEDEERGLLGYPMVLVQIPMYNEREVYKLSIGAACGLSWPSDRVIVQVLDDSTDPTIKDLVELECKIWAKKGKNVKYEVRNNREGYKAGALKEGMLHAYVQQCDFLAVFDADFQPEPDFLMRTIPYLARNPQIALVQARWEFVNPNECLMTRIQKMTLDYHFKVEQEAGSSTFAFFGFNGTAGVWRISAIKEAGGWDDRTTVEDMDLAVRAGLKGWKFVYVGDVKVKSELPSNLKAYRRQQHRWTCGAANLFRKMGAEILLTKEVSLWWKLYLLYSFFLVRKVVAHVVPFVLYCVVIPFSVLIPEIKIPAWGVVYIPTAITVLYAVRNPSSIHFIPFWILFENVMSFHRTKATFIGLLELGSVNEWVVTEKLGSASNTKPVPQILERPRCRFWDRWTVSELLFAVFLFVCATYNLVYGSDFYFIYIYLQAITFIIVGTGFCGTSNS, via the exons AtggccggcgacggcgaggggGCCGCCGCCTTTGCGGCGGCGAAGGCGGAGTGGCTCGACGGGTCTGGTGGCCTGCCGCTGCTGCGGTGGTGGcgcgcgtcgggcggcggcgagcTGCTGGGGCGCTGGGACGCGGTGCGCGCCGGGGCCGTGGCGCCGGCGCTCGCGGCGGTGTCGGGCGCGTGCCTCGCCATGTCGGCGATGCTGCTCGCGGAGGCCGTGTTCATGGCCGCCGCCAGCCTCGTGCGGCGGCGTCCCGAGCGGCGGTACAGCGCGGGCCCGCTCGGCGCCCAGgacggcgaggacgaggagcGCGGCCTCCTCGGCTACCCCATGGTGCTCGTCCAAATCCCCATGTACAACGAGAGGGAG GTGTACAAGCTTTCGATCGGAGCAGCGTGTGGGCTGTCGTGGCCGTCGGATAGGGTCATCGTACAGGTTCTAGACGATTCCACGGATCCAACGATCAAG GATCTGGTGGAGCTGGAATGCAAAATTTGGGCTAAGAAAGGCAAGAACGTAAAATATGAGGTCAGAAACAATCGAGAAGGATACAAGGCTGGTGCACTGAAAGAGGGGATGCTGCATGCTTATGTCCAACAGTGTGATTTCCTCGCTGTATTTGATGCCGATTTCCAACCGGAACCTGACTTCCTCATGAGAACCATCCCATATCTCGCACGTAATCCACAAATTGCTCTTGTTCAAGCACGCTGGGAGTTCG TTAATCCCAATGAATGCCTGATGACAAGGATACAAAAGATGACACTAGATTATCACTTTAAAGTAGAGCAGGAGGCAGGTTCATCTACATTTGCCTTCTTTGGTTTTAATG GAACTGCTGGGGTATGGAGAATTTCTGCCATCAAGGAAGCTGGGGGCTGGGATGATCGAACCACAGTTGAAGACATGGATTTGGCAGTCAGAGCAGGCTTGAAAGGATGGAAATTTGTCTATGTTGGCGATGTCAAG GTAAAAAGTGAACTGCCAAGCAATCTGAAGGCATATCGCCGTCAACAACACCGTTGGACATGTGGGGCAGCAAATTTATTCCGAAAGATGGGAGCAGAGATATTGCTTACTAAG GAGGTGTCACTTTGGTGGAAGCTTTATTTGCTATACAGCTTCTTCTTGGTGAGGAAGGTTGTTGCTCATGTGGTACCTTTCGTGCTCTACTGTGTAGTGATCCCATTTTCGGTGCTAATTCCTGAGATCAAAATTCCTGCTTGGGGGGTGGTTTATATTCCTACAGCAATAACCGTTCTATACGCCGTCCGAAATCCAAG TTCTATCCACTTCATACCATTCTGGATCCTCTTTGAGAATGTCATGTCTTTTCACCGAACAAAGGCAACGTTCATCGGTTTGCTGGAGTTGGGAAGTGTAAACGAGTGGGTGGTCACAGAGAAGCTTGGCAGTGCAAGCAATACAAAGCCCGTGCCTCAGATACTCGAAAGGCCTCGCTGCAGGTTTTGGGACAG ATGGACCGTGTCAGAACTTCTGTTTGCTGTGTTCCTTTTCGTTTGTGCGACCTACAACTTGGTCTATGGAAGCGACTTCTATTTCATCTACATATATCTGCAGGCTATAACATTTATCATTGTTGGCACTGGTTTCTGCGGAACCTCTAACTCATAG